The Halarchaeum grantii genome contains a region encoding:
- a CDS encoding 3-dehydroquinate synthase II, with the protein MTREVWLKADDSVGDWETRKRRITAGLEAGVDWVLVDEADVARVRELGQVNVAAFTSDDVDVIGEAEEETAEPDAYVVGKGGEGDGTVDLPADFSGSADLTTLRRTDDVRGAYVRILGKEYESFAETAASDADYTFIVGEDWTIIPLENLIARIGDETTIVAGVTTAEEADTAFETLDIGADAVLLDTDDTDEIRHTVRVRDRAERETLDLEWAEVVEIEEAGAADRVCVDTGSLMDDDEGMLVGSMSRGLFFVYAETAESPYVASRPFRVNAGAVHAYVRTPGGGTKYLAEVESGDEVQIVDTEGHTREAVVGRAKIERRPMFRVTVETDTGDRFDTLIQNAETIKVETADGRTPITEVEPGDELKVFTQEGGRHFGEKVEERIIEK; encoded by the coding sequence ATGACACGCGAAGTCTGGCTGAAGGCCGACGACTCCGTCGGCGACTGGGAGACGCGCAAGCGACGCATCACCGCCGGCCTCGAAGCCGGCGTCGACTGGGTGCTCGTCGACGAAGCGGACGTCGCGCGCGTCCGCGAGCTCGGGCAGGTGAACGTCGCCGCGTTCACCAGTGACGACGTCGACGTCATCGGCGAGGCCGAGGAGGAGACCGCCGAACCGGACGCGTACGTCGTCGGGAAGGGCGGCGAGGGCGACGGCACCGTCGACCTCCCCGCCGACTTCTCCGGGAGCGCGGACCTCACGACGCTCCGACGAACCGACGACGTGCGCGGCGCCTACGTCCGCATCCTCGGCAAGGAGTACGAGTCGTTCGCGGAGACCGCCGCGAGCGACGCCGACTACACGTTCATCGTCGGCGAGGACTGGACGATCATTCCCCTCGAGAACCTCATCGCGCGCATCGGCGACGAGACCACCATCGTCGCCGGCGTCACCACCGCCGAAGAGGCCGACACCGCCTTCGAGACGCTCGACATCGGCGCGGACGCCGTCCTCCTCGACACCGACGACACCGACGAGATCCGCCACACCGTCCGCGTGCGCGACCGCGCGGAGCGCGAGACGCTCGACCTCGAGTGGGCGGAGGTCGTCGAGATCGAGGAGGCGGGCGCCGCCGACCGCGTCTGCGTCGACACGGGCTCGCTCATGGACGACGACGAGGGAATGCTCGTCGGGTCGATGTCCCGGGGGCTCTTCTTCGTCTACGCGGAGACCGCCGAGTCGCCGTACGTCGCCTCCCGGCCGTTCCGCGTGAACGCCGGCGCCGTCCACGCCTACGTCCGCACGCCCGGTGGCGGCACGAAATACCTCGCGGAGGTCGAGAGCGGCGACGAAGTGCAGATCGTCGACACCGAGGGCCACACCCGGGAGGCCGTCGTCGGGCGCGCGAAGATCGAGCGCCGCCCGATGTTCCGCGTCACCGTCGAGACCGATACGGGCGACCGCTTCGACACCCTCATCCAGAACGCCGAGACCATCAAGGTCGAGACCGCCGACGGACGCACCCCCATCACCGAGGTCGAGCCCGGCGACGAGCTGAAGGTGTTCACGCAGGAGGGCGGCCGGCACTTCGGCGAGAAGGTCGAAGAGCGCATCATCGAGAAGTAG
- a CDS encoding AbrB/MazE/SpoVT family DNA-binding domain-containing protein, translated as METRKLQKVGGGTYTVSIPKEWATDHHLEAGAPVHVYTHDDGTLVVRSSRRDEEPIESVTLDVSAGDSADVERVLHAAYTAGFTDVTLTTTESFTDADRRAARSVASTLAGAELLDATEEEIAMRNFLDSGEVSMRQAVGQLRFLTLAIHRTATADVGAGVEERREGLRQREGDVERFFGLVTHHFTRALASLQEVDALGVSRLDLFAYYLSARRLTAVVAHARTVIAELERVDRPVPEAFADEVDALAEAARDVIERATTAVLNDATLADASDVLVDAENVAARAADARHAVHDGETGARADVRALAGVLDGVERTAECGAEIAEIAVHTAIRAEHEPQRGCPGTGSGATSR; from the coding sequence ATGGAGACGCGAAAACTCCAGAAGGTCGGCGGCGGGACCTACACGGTGTCGATACCGAAGGAGTGGGCGACCGACCACCACCTCGAAGCCGGCGCGCCGGTCCACGTCTACACGCACGACGACGGGACGCTCGTCGTCCGGAGCTCGCGCCGCGACGAGGAGCCGATCGAGTCGGTGACGCTCGACGTGTCGGCCGGCGACTCGGCCGACGTCGAGCGCGTCCTGCACGCCGCCTACACGGCCGGTTTCACGGACGTGACGCTCACCACGACCGAGTCGTTCACCGACGCCGACCGCCGCGCCGCCCGCTCCGTCGCGAGTACGCTCGCCGGCGCCGAACTGCTCGACGCGACCGAGGAGGAGATCGCGATGCGGAACTTCCTCGACTCCGGCGAGGTCTCGATGCGCCAAGCGGTCGGCCAACTGCGGTTCCTCACGCTCGCCATCCACCGCACCGCCACGGCCGACGTCGGCGCGGGCGTCGAGGAGCGCCGCGAGGGCCTCCGCCAGCGCGAGGGCGACGTGGAGCGCTTCTTCGGGCTGGTCACGCACCACTTCACGCGCGCGCTCGCGAGCCTGCAGGAGGTCGACGCGCTCGGGGTGAGCCGCCTCGACCTCTTCGCGTACTACCTGAGTGCGCGCCGGCTCACGGCGGTCGTGGCACACGCGCGCACCGTCATCGCGGAACTGGAGCGCGTCGACCGCCCGGTCCCGGAAGCGTTCGCCGACGAAGTGGACGCGCTCGCCGAGGCCGCACGCGACGTCATCGAGCGCGCGACGACCGCCGTGTTGAACGACGCGACGCTCGCCGACGCGAGCGACGTCCTCGTCGACGCCGAGAACGTGGCGGCGCGCGCCGCCGACGCTCGGCACGCGGTTCACGACGGCGAAACGGGCGCGCGAGCGGACGTGCGCGCGCTCGCTGGCGTCCTCGACGGCGTCGAACGCACCGCCGAGTGCGGCGCGGAGATCGCGGAAATAGCCGTCCACACCGCGATCCGAGCGGAACACGAACCCCAGCGCGGGTGCCCTGGAACGGGTTCCGGCGCTACTTCTCGATGA
- the trpB gene encoding tryptophan synthase subunit beta: MSSTDDAGKFGDYGGQYVPEVLMPAVEELEDAYERYVLDNEDGFMDDFRARLRDFGGRPTPLGRADNLSARYGVDVYLKREDLLHGGAHKLNNALGQVLLAKYMGKERIIAETGAGQHGTATAMAAAYLDMPCEIYMGRTDINRQRPNVFRMRTHGAEVNPVDVGSGTLKEATNEAMRDWATTVEDTHYVIGSVVGPHPFPTMVRDFQSVISEEARRQSEEQLGRLPEAVIACAGGGSNTMGAFHEFIGDDDVALYAVEAGGSGLGVEEGEEYAPNSASLGTGSVGVLHGAKTKLLQTGEGQIVESHSVSAGLDYAGVGPELANLVDEGRVTPVNVDDDAALAAFHRLSREEGIIPALESSHAVAYLEEYDGDGPVIVNVSGRGDKDLDTVIEESTERDLPEAPDMEVFRS, translated from the coding sequence GTGAGCTCCACGGACGACGCCGGCAAGTTCGGCGACTACGGCGGCCAGTACGTCCCCGAAGTCCTCATGCCCGCCGTCGAGGAGCTCGAGGACGCCTACGAGCGCTACGTCCTCGACAACGAGGACGGCTTCATGGACGACTTCCGCGCGCGCCTCCGGGACTTCGGCGGGCGCCCGACGCCGCTCGGGCGGGCGGACAACCTCTCTGCCAGGTATGGCGTCGACGTCTACCTCAAACGCGAGGACCTCCTCCACGGCGGCGCGCACAAGCTGAACAACGCGCTCGGGCAGGTCCTCCTCGCGAAGTACATGGGTAAGGAGCGCATCATCGCGGAGACCGGCGCCGGCCAGCACGGCACCGCGACGGCGATGGCCGCGGCCTACCTCGACATGCCCTGCGAGATCTACATGGGCCGCACCGACATCAACCGCCAGCGCCCGAACGTCTTCCGCATGCGCACGCACGGCGCCGAAGTCAACCCCGTCGACGTCGGTTCTGGTACCTTGAAGGAGGCGACGAACGAGGCCATGCGCGACTGGGCGACCACCGTCGAGGACACCCATTACGTCATCGGCTCCGTCGTCGGCCCGCATCCGTTCCCGACGATGGTGCGCGACTTCCAGTCCGTCATCAGCGAGGAAGCGCGCCGGCAGTCCGAAGAGCAACTCGGTCGCCTCCCCGAGGCCGTCATCGCCTGCGCGGGCGGCGGGTCGAACACGATGGGGGCGTTCCACGAGTTCATCGGCGACGACGACGTCGCCCTCTACGCCGTCGAAGCCGGCGGCTCCGGCCTCGGCGTCGAGGAGGGCGAGGAGTACGCGCCGAACTCCGCGAGCCTCGGCACCGGGTCCGTGGGTGTGCTCCACGGCGCGAAGACGAAGCTCCTCCAGACGGGCGAGGGCCAGATCGTCGAATCCCACTCCGTCTCCGCCGGCCTCGACTACGCCGGCGTGGGCCCCGAGCTCGCCAACCTCGTCGACGAGGGCAGGGTGACGCCCGTGAACGTCGACGACGACGCGGCGCTCGCCGCGTTCCACCGCCTCTCACGCGAGGAAGGCATCATCCCCGCGCTCGAGTCGAGTCACGCCGTCGCCTATCTGGAGGAGTACGACGGTGACGGCCCCGTCATCGTGAACGTCTCCGGGCGCGGCGACAAGGACCTCGACACCGTCATCGAGGAGTCCACCGAGCGCGACCTGCCCGAGGCCCCCGACATGGAGGTGTTCCGCTCGTGA
- the trpA gene encoding tryptophan synthase subunit alpha: MSADDVTAAFDAEPALVPYVVAGDPSPEATEAYVEALVEGGADVIELGLPFSEPIADGPTIQEAIRRALDAGMTPAKYLDLVRDLDVDVPIVCMTYYNLLLQYGDGNEVESFVRDAAEAGVSGLIIPDLPVEESGELEAACEKHDVALVFIVAPTTTAERVERILERASGFVYVQARMGTTGARTDVSEDTYASLERLPASELPYAVGFGVSEREHARAIVEGGADGVVAGSVFVDRIAEAERVADAADALREKAAELKAGIRDADRNGTAKPETTK; encoded by the coding sequence GTGAGCGCGGACGACGTCACCGCCGCGTTCGACGCCGAACCCGCGCTCGTCCCCTACGTCGTCGCGGGCGACCCGAGCCCCGAGGCCACCGAGGCGTACGTCGAGGCGCTCGTCGAGGGCGGCGCGGACGTCATCGAACTCGGCCTCCCCTTCTCGGAGCCCATCGCGGACGGCCCGACCATCCAGGAGGCCATCCGGCGCGCGCTCGACGCGGGGATGACGCCCGCGAAATACCTCGACCTCGTGCGCGACCTCGACGTGGACGTCCCCATCGTCTGCATGACTTACTACAATCTCCTCCTCCAGTACGGCGACGGGAACGAGGTGGAGTCGTTCGTCCGCGACGCCGCCGAGGCGGGCGTCTCGGGGCTCATCATCCCCGACCTGCCCGTCGAGGAGTCGGGCGAACTCGAGGCGGCCTGCGAGAAACACGACGTCGCGCTCGTCTTCATCGTCGCGCCGACCACGACCGCCGAGCGCGTCGAGCGTATCCTCGAGCGCGCGTCCGGCTTCGTCTACGTGCAGGCGCGCATGGGGACGACGGGCGCGCGCACCGACGTCTCCGAGGACACCTACGCGAGCCTCGAACGCCTCCCGGCGAGCGAGTTGCCCTACGCGGTCGGCTTCGGCGTGAGCGAGCGCGAGCACGCGAGAGCCATCGTCGAGGGCGGCGCGGACGGCGTCGTCGCCGGGAGCGTCTTCGTCGACCGCATCGCCGAGGCCGAGCGCGTCGCCGACGCCGCGGACGCGCTCCGCGAGAAGGCCGCCGAGCTGAAGGCGGGCATCCGCGACGCCGACCGCAACGGAACGGCCAAACCGGAAACCACAAAGTAA
- the phoU gene encoding phosphate signaling complex protein PhoU has protein sequence MPREEYQSSLEDLEADVEAMGRDVLSQLDDGLDALEAGDDDLARAVIAGDDAINDRYLDLERECIDLFALQQPVAGDLRFVAASFKIITDLERVGDLAVNLGEYALATTDETPLDVDVAAIGADAREMVADALDAYAGADTAACHAIAERDDELDAHCQRANERVVRDLIEHEAGEDAWAVERLMDGVSRTLLTVRDLERVGDHAVNIAARTLYMTENDPELIY, from the coding sequence ATGCCACGCGAAGAATACCAGTCGTCGCTCGAGGACCTAGAGGCCGACGTCGAGGCGATGGGCCGCGACGTCCTCTCCCAACTCGACGACGGCCTCGACGCGCTCGAGGCGGGCGACGACGACCTCGCGCGCGCTGTCATCGCGGGCGACGACGCGATCAACGACCGGTATCTCGACCTCGAACGGGAGTGCATCGACCTGTTCGCCCTCCAGCAGCCCGTCGCCGGCGACCTGCGATTCGTCGCGGCGTCGTTCAAGATCATCACCGACCTCGAACGCGTCGGCGACCTCGCCGTCAACCTCGGCGAGTACGCGCTCGCCACGACCGACGAGACGCCGCTGGACGTCGACGTCGCGGCGATCGGTGCGGACGCCCGCGAGATGGTCGCGGACGCGCTCGACGCGTACGCCGGCGCCGACACGGCCGCCTGCCACGCCATCGCCGAGCGCGACGACGAACTCGACGCGCACTGCCAGCGCGCGAACGAGCGCGTCGTCCGCGACCTCATCGAGCACGAGGCCGGCGAGGACGCGTGGGCGGTCGAGCGCCTGATGGACGGCGTCTCCCGAACGCTCCTGACGGTTCGCGACCTCGAACGCGTCGGCGACCACGCCGTGAACATCGCCGCGCGCACCCTCTACATGACCGAGAACGACCCCGAACTCATCTACTGA
- the pstB gene encoding phosphate ABC transporter ATP-binding protein PstB: MTNAISEHDSDASTGIETASQTTDGESVEEVDPEWTEYDFEGEAKFTVEDLNVWYGDDHALTDISMEIPENSVTALIGPSGCGKSTFLRCLNRMNDRITAARVEGSVRLDGDEVYDPNTNLVELRKRIGQVFQSPNPFPKSIRDNVAYGPRKHGDIEKGFLARLLGRDDADREAELVERCLRGAALWEEVSDRLDDNALGLSGGQQQRLCIARALAVDPDVILMDEPASALDPIATSKIEDLVEDLAQDYTVVIVTHNMQQAARISDQTAVFLTGGELVEYGDTDQIFENPRSQRVEDYITGKFG; this comes from the coding sequence ATGACTAACGCCATCAGCGAACACGACAGCGACGCGAGCACCGGCATCGAGACGGCCAGCCAGACGACCGACGGCGAGAGCGTGGAGGAGGTCGACCCGGAATGGACGGAGTACGACTTCGAGGGTGAAGCGAAGTTCACCGTCGAGGACCTGAACGTCTGGTACGGTGACGACCACGCGCTCACCGACATCTCCATGGAGATCCCCGAAAACTCCGTCACCGCTCTCATCGGTCCGTCCGGCTGTGGGAAGTCCACCTTCCTCCGGTGTCTCAACCGCATGAACGACCGCATCACGGCCGCCCGCGTTGAGGGCTCCGTCCGACTCGACGGCGACGAGGTCTACGACCCGAACACGAACCTCGTGGAACTCCGCAAGCGCATCGGGCAGGTGTTCCAGTCGCCGAACCCGTTCCCGAAGTCCATCCGCGACAACGTCGCCTACGGCCCGCGCAAGCACGGCGACATCGAGAAGGGGTTCCTCGCGCGCCTCCTCGGCCGCGACGACGCCGACCGCGAAGCCGAGCTGGTGGAGCGGTGCCTGCGTGGGGCGGCGCTCTGGGAGGAGGTGAGCGACCGCTTGGACGACAACGCGCTCGGGCTATCAGGCGGCCAACAGCAGCGCCTCTGCATCGCGCGCGCCCTCGCCGTCGACCCCGACGTCATCCTCATGGACGAACCCGCCAGCGCCCTCGACCCCATCGCCACCTCCAAAATCGAGGACCTCGTCGAGGACCTCGCCCAAGACTACACCGTCGTCATCGTCACCCACAACATGCAGCAGGCCGCCCGCATCAGCGACCAAACCGCCGTCTTCCTCACCGGCGGCGAACTCGTCGAGTACGGCGACACCGACCAGATCTTCGAAAACCCACGCAGCCAGCGCGTCGAAGACTACATCACCGGCAAGTTCGGGTGA
- a CDS encoding MGMT family protein, with protein MDAGIYATESTYLERYVQLGVAGDRVISVSFPKDPDEDAASDHPLFERIDAYLEGVEDDFADVPVGLTLPTDQRAVLEKVREIDYGEQVGVEALARMTPGLDADEDRQLVRTALAENPAPLLIPDHRVRDAPSGAPPEVEQKLRGIEGI; from the coding sequence ATGGACGCCGGCATCTACGCGACGGAGTCGACGTATCTCGAACGCTACGTGCAACTCGGCGTCGCCGGCGACCGCGTCATCAGCGTCAGTTTCCCGAAAGACCCCGACGAGGACGCCGCGAGCGACCACCCGCTCTTCGAGCGCATCGACGCCTACCTCGAAGGCGTCGAGGACGACTTCGCGGACGTCCCCGTCGGCCTCACGCTCCCGACCGACCAGCGCGCCGTCCTCGAGAAGGTGCGCGAAATCGACTACGGCGAGCAGGTCGGCGTGGAAGCGCTCGCGCGCATGACGCCCGGCCTCGACGCCGACGAGGACCGCCAGCTCGTGCGCACCGCGCTCGCCGAGAACCCCGCGCCGCTCCTCATCCCCGACCACCGCGTCCGGGACGCGCCGAGCGGCGCGCCGCCGGAGGTTGAGCAGAAACTCCGCGGTATCGAAGGGATCTGA
- the trpC gene encoding indole-3-glycerol phosphate synthase: MNDTLAPQVRSILRAARERDVAADDRVSVSPRSLSAAFADAESDGRVPVIAEVKPTSPTTEGERRDDPVELAEGMVAGGAAALSVLTEPEHFGGSTENLERIRDAVDVPVLRKDFVVREAQLDAVAADVVLLIARFVGDDLADLKRAAEERGFQVLVEVHDRDELERALDVGAEYVGVNNRDLAKLEVDLETFERVAPHTSGDVTLIAESGVSTPADVRRMREAGADGLLVGSAIMDGDVTENTEALTRAESEGSA; encoded by the coding sequence ATGAACGATACACTCGCACCGCAGGTGCGCTCCATCCTGCGGGCGGCGCGCGAGCGCGACGTCGCGGCCGACGACCGCGTGTCGGTCTCGCCCCGGTCGCTCTCGGCGGCGTTCGCGGACGCCGAATCCGACGGACGCGTCCCGGTTATCGCCGAAGTGAAGCCGACGAGCCCGACCACGGAGGGCGAGCGCCGCGACGACCCCGTCGAACTCGCCGAAGGGATGGTCGCCGGCGGCGCCGCCGCTCTCTCCGTGCTCACCGAACCCGAGCACTTCGGCGGCTCCACGGAGAACCTCGAACGCATCCGCGATGCCGTGGACGTCCCCGTCCTCCGCAAGGACTTCGTCGTGCGCGAGGCGCAACTCGACGCCGTCGCGGCCGACGTCGTCCTCCTCATCGCGCGCTTCGTCGGCGACGACCTCGCCGACCTCAAGCGGGCCGCCGAGGAGCGCGGCTTCCAGGTGCTCGTCGAGGTCCACGACCGCGACGAACTCGAGCGCGCGCTCGACGTCGGCGCGGAGTACGTCGGCGTGAACAACCGCGACCTCGCGAAACTGGAGGTCGACCTCGAAACGTTCGAGAGGGTGGCGCCCCACACATCAGGGGACGTGACACTCATCGCGGAGAGCGGCGTCTCCACGCCAGCGGACGTCCGACGGATGCGCGAGGCCGGCGCGGACGGCCTCCTCGTCGGCTCGGCCATCATGGACGGGGACGTCACCGAGAACACCGAGGCACTGACGCGCGCCGAATCGGAGGGGTCGGCGTGA
- the pstA gene encoding phosphate ABC transporter permease PstA, with product MSAAHDASETALVDESSSVYDRGLDGVIALGVVSFTVALCALVELVALDATGAALTRFLGAFAAVVVGAVGALALASWTNVAPIRSRRVRGIGTAVAVAALALTAIAAVTGLSLAVILGAILLVEAAGVLVAGVASRTGVVTTTPDSSAGLLAGLVFGVLGLLVGAAVGGSRVGFDTPLWLVVALLAGVGLLVLTVAPREDLGSTLPPALLVGALGATIATAMIGVGWQWDPQAVSGGFTGGAVVPIFVVFGAIVSAWAAAKCRAGFGAQGREFGAFLVINLNASLMLVVMAAVVVFVTLKGVGYALHGFTISALAALVVLLPAMVLAVVAARTPAGTEAWHDGARALVRVLPLAAVGAAVALLCSVLLTRAPLVYAYTYTVQVNRESRVLDTAVTVTPEFSVGSLLLALVALALFAAFYRRYGSLRGVGSASATVERARAAVPTVIAALVFVAALFVLAGPALAGLPFVGTLGVAGALAALALLLAALVGLLTGRGERTLAAHAQDRAPLLSLGVFGGLGVLTAALALEWAAGVAPGVGAVDVLPAVAFVAALASAGVAVVTALARRRADGIGPLQRAVLADETTLGVAGTAGFVALAGLHVWTTDSPFGVLGVTVAAGGTLSWPMTMQAYIPLGAEPGGIMPAVVGTVWLVIGSTLFAVPLGVGAAVFLTEYAEQGRFTALVEVATNALWSTPSVVFGLFGAAFLIPRLGGDTSLLAGQLVLGFMLLPLVLITSREAIKAVPDEYRDASAALGATRWQTIRSVVLPAAMPGVITGGILGVGRVAGETAPLILVLGSTLNATESVDVLGGFRFVTRPPFVVNDQLVSASASLPTQVWAVIAAGVSGSPSMGWATAFVLLAVVLTFYAVGISARTYFRRKISHD from the coding sequence ATGAGCGCCGCCCACGACGCGTCGGAGACCGCGCTCGTCGACGAGTCCTCGAGCGTCTACGACCGGGGGCTGGACGGCGTCATCGCGCTCGGCGTCGTGAGCTTCACGGTCGCGCTCTGCGCGCTCGTCGAACTCGTCGCGCTCGACGCGACCGGGGCGGCACTCACGCGGTTCCTCGGGGCGTTCGCGGCGGTCGTCGTCGGCGCGGTCGGCGCGCTCGCGCTCGCCTCGTGGACGAACGTCGCGCCCATCCGGTCGCGCCGCGTTCGCGGTATCGGAACCGCGGTCGCCGTCGCGGCGCTCGCGCTCACCGCTATCGCGGCCGTCACCGGGCTCTCGCTCGCCGTCATCCTCGGCGCGATCCTCCTCGTCGAAGCCGCCGGCGTCCTCGTCGCCGGCGTCGCCTCGCGCACCGGCGTCGTCACCACCACGCCGGATTCGAGCGCGGGCCTCCTCGCGGGTCTCGTCTTCGGCGTCCTCGGCCTGCTCGTCGGCGCCGCCGTCGGCGGGTCGCGCGTCGGCTTCGACACGCCGCTCTGGCTGGTCGTCGCGCTCCTCGCGGGCGTCGGTCTGCTCGTCCTCACCGTCGCGCCGCGCGAGGACCTCGGCTCGACGCTCCCGCCGGCGCTCCTCGTCGGCGCGCTCGGGGCGACGATCGCGACGGCGATGATCGGCGTCGGCTGGCAGTGGGACCCGCAGGCGGTCTCCGGTGGGTTCACCGGTGGCGCGGTCGTCCCGATATTCGTCGTCTTCGGCGCCATCGTCTCCGCGTGGGCGGCGGCGAAGTGCCGCGCGGGGTTCGGCGCGCAGGGCCGCGAGTTCGGCGCGTTCCTCGTCATCAACCTCAACGCCTCCCTGATGCTCGTCGTGATGGCTGCCGTCGTCGTGTTCGTCACGCTGAAGGGCGTCGGCTACGCCCTGCACGGCTTCACCATCAGCGCGCTCGCCGCGCTCGTCGTCCTCCTCCCCGCGATGGTGCTCGCCGTCGTCGCCGCCCGGACGCCCGCCGGGACGGAGGCGTGGCACGACGGCGCTCGCGCCCTCGTCCGCGTCCTCCCGCTCGCGGCCGTCGGCGCCGCCGTCGCGCTCCTCTGCTCCGTCCTCCTCACCCGCGCCCCGCTCGTCTACGCGTACACGTACACGGTGCAGGTGAACCGCGAGTCGCGCGTCCTCGACACCGCCGTCACCGTCACGCCCGAGTTCTCGGTCGGCTCGCTCCTCCTCGCGCTCGTCGCGCTCGCCCTCTTCGCGGCGTTCTATCGGCGCTACGGCTCGCTCCGTGGCGTCGGGAGCGCGAGCGCGACCGTCGAGCGCGCTCGCGCGGCCGTTCCGACCGTCATCGCCGCGCTCGTCTTCGTCGCGGCGCTGTTCGTGCTCGCCGGCCCGGCTCTCGCCGGCCTCCCGTTCGTCGGGACGCTCGGCGTCGCCGGCGCGCTCGCGGCGCTTGCGCTCCTCCTCGCGGCGCTCGTCGGCCTCCTCACCGGCCGCGGTGAACGCACGCTCGCCGCGCACGCGCAGGATCGCGCTCCACTGCTCTCGCTCGGCGTCTTCGGCGGCCTCGGCGTCCTGACGGCGGCGCTCGCTCTCGAGTGGGCGGCCGGCGTCGCACCCGGCGTCGGCGCCGTCGACGTCCTCCCGGCCGTCGCGTTCGTCGCCGCGCTCGCCTCCGCGGGCGTCGCAGTCGTGACGGCGCTCGCGCGTCGCCGCGCCGACGGGATCGGCCCGCTCCAACGCGCGGTCCTCGCGGACGAGACGACGCTCGGTGTCGCGGGAACCGCCGGGTTCGTCGCGCTCGCCGGCCTCCACGTCTGGACCACCGATTCGCCCTTCGGCGTCCTCGGCGTCACCGTCGCCGCCGGCGGGACGCTCTCGTGGCCGATGACGATGCAGGCGTACATCCCGCTCGGCGCGGAACCCGGCGGCATCATGCCGGCGGTCGTCGGCACCGTCTGGCTCGTCATCGGCTCGACGCTCTTCGCGGTGCCGCTGGGCGTCGGTGCCGCCGTCTTCCTCACCGAGTACGCCGAGCAGGGCCGCTTCACCGCGCTCGTCGAAGTCGCGACGAACGCGCTCTGGAGCACGCCGAGCGTCGTCTTCGGCCTCTTCGGCGCGGCGTTCCTCATTCCGCGCCTCGGCGGCGACACCTCACTGCTCGCCGGCCAGCTCGTCCTCGGGTTCATGCTCCTCCCGCTCGTCCTCATCACGAGTCGCGAGGCGATCAAGGCCGTCCCGGACGAGTACCGGGACGCGAGCGCCGCGCTCGGTGCGACCCGGTGGCAGACGATTCGGAGCGTCGTCCTCCCCGCCGCGATGCCCGGCGTCATCACCGGCGGCATCCTCGGTGTCGGGCGCGTCGCCGGCGAGACCGCGCCCCTCATCCTCGTCCTCGGCTCGACGCTCAACGCCACCGAATCCGTCGACGTCCTCGGCGGGTTCCGCTTCGTGACCCGCCCGCCGTTCGTCGTGAACGACCAGCTCGTCTCCGCCTCGGCCTCCCTGCCGACGCAGGTCTGGGCGGTCATCGCGGCGGGCGTCAGCGGCTCCCCCTCGATGGGGTGGGCGACCGCGTTCGTCCTCCTCGCGGTCGTTCTGACGTTCTACGCCGTCGGCATCAGTGCGCGCACGTACTTCCGGAGGAAGATCAGCCATGACTAA
- a CDS encoding 2-amino-3,7-dideoxy-D-threo-hept-6-ulosonate synthase, with protein sequence MNAGTRARLERIGTDGNYLTVPMDHGVTLGPVKGLKDIESTIDAVTRGGADAVLTQKGIAGRVHPNKNDAGYIVHLNGSTVIGPDENDKRMTGSVEEAVRVGADAVSFHINVGSDHEPDQLTMLSEVTKEAERYGMPVLAMAYARGPGVDEQDAESLGHAVRLAEELGADVVKTAYSGDAESFAHVTESTAKPVIIAGGSPEGDRTTLANVRGAMDAGGAGVSMGRSIFQHDDPEAIATAVSAVVHDDASVDDALERAGLDA encoded by the coding sequence ATGAATGCGGGCACACGGGCGCGACTCGAACGCATCGGCACCGACGGCAACTACCTCACGGTCCCCATGGACCACGGGGTCACGCTCGGCCCCGTGAAGGGGCTGAAGGACATCGAATCCACCATCGACGCGGTGACTCGCGGCGGCGCGGACGCCGTCCTCACCCAGAAGGGCATCGCGGGACGCGTCCACCCGAACAAGAACGACGCCGGCTACATCGTCCACCTGAACGGCTCCACCGTCATCGGCCCCGACGAGAACGACAAGCGCATGACCGGGAGCGTCGAGGAGGCCGTCCGCGTCGGCGCGGACGCAGTCAGCTTCCACATCAACGTCGGGAGCGACCACGAACCCGACCAGCTCACGATGCTCTCGGAGGTCACGAAGGAGGCCGAGCGCTACGGGATGCCGGTGCTGGCGATGGCGTACGCGCGCGGCCCCGGCGTCGACGAGCAGGACGCCGAGTCGCTCGGCCACGCCGTCCGCCTCGCCGAAGAGCTCGGCGCCGACGTCGTGAAGACCGCCTATTCGGGCGACGCCGAGAGCTTCGCGCACGTCACCGAATCCACCGCGAAACCCGTCATCATCGCCGGCGGCAGCCCCGAGGGCGACCGGACGACGCTCGCGAACGTCCGCGGGGCGATGGACGCGGGCGGCGCCGGCGTCTCGATGGGGCGCTCCATCTTCCAGCACGACGACCCCGAGGCCATCGCGACGGCCGTCTCCGCCGTCGTCCACGACGACGCGAGCGTCGACGACGCCCTCGAACGGGCCGGACTCGACGCCTGA